In Helianthus annuus cultivar XRQ/B chromosome 3, HanXRQr2.0-SUNRISE, whole genome shotgun sequence, a single window of DNA contains:
- the LOC110932036 gene encoding uncharacterized protein LOC110932036 yields MIVNASLNSSYIWWHCQVLKLTDNMRLRVGCQETDLKEIKEFGEWILKLGDGLLGEENDGEIDIEIPDDLLIHDKVNPISSLISFIYPEMNKFLWDITYFQQSAILAPTNEVVDSINKELLESLPGEEKVYFTSDSLCQSEEESELIMALFPPDVLNNLRLSGLPNHKLVLKLGAPVMLLRIIDQANGLCNGTRLQVTKLGKVVIEAKKNYHRD; encoded by the coding sequence ATGATAGTCAATGCTTCTTTGAATTCTTCTTATATATGGTGGCACTGTCAAGTACTAAAGTTAACTGATAATATGAGATTAAGAGTTGGTTGTCAGGAAACAGATTTGAAAGAAATAAAGGAATTTGGAGAATGGATTTTAAAGCTTGGTGATGGTCTGCTTGGTGAAGAAAATGATGGTGAGATTGATATTGAAATACCAGATGATTTACTTATTCATGACAAAGTTAATCCTATTTCTTCTCTCATTTCATTTATATATCCGGAAATGAATAAGTTTTTGTGGGATATAACGTATTTCCAACAAAGCGCGATTCTTGCTCCAACTAATGAAGTAGTGGATTCAATAAATAAAGAGTTGTTAGAGAGTCTGCCTGGTGAAGAAAAGGTTTATTTTACTTCAGATAGTTTATGCCAATCGGAGGAAGAATCAGAGCTTATTATGGCATTGTTTCCTCCTGATGTGTTAAACAATCTTCGTTTATCTGGTTTACCTAACCATAAATTAGTACTGAAACTTGGTGCTCCAGTGATGTTACTCAGAATCATTGATCAGGCAAATGGATTGTGTAATGGTACACGTTTACAAGTCACGAAGCTCGGAAAAGTTGTGATTGAAGCAAAAAAAAATTATCACAGGGACTAA